The Primulina eburnea isolate SZY01 unplaced genomic scaffold, ASM2296580v1 ctg561, whole genome shotgun sequence genome contains the following window.
CTAATCTTGGTAATAGTAATTTTGTTGCACCAACTACAATGATTCAACAATCGCCTCATAACATCGATGAAAATCGTAAGTATCTTTTCCAATATTTGGAATTATATCCGCAATGTAATGTTGAACAATACTTTCCTGGCGAAACAATCATTTATTAACTTTGATGTATTGTACAAAACATCCCAAATAGTTCTCATTTTCAAATACTTCTACCAAATTAAAAAAAGCTACACATTGGTTGTTCATGACAGTTGTTGATGTCACTACAGTGCGACAAACCTGTCGCTCAGAGCCAATATCTTTTCGTACTTTGACATCAAATTACGAACGTGGAAGTTCTAGCACGTGTCTACCAAGGCCAAATTCTGTTATTCAAGGTATTCTATTTGTGACATACATGtgtacttttttttaaaaaaaaataattactgTATCTTTTTTCAATTTACTCTCTCACATTCGACGTTTAATATTTAATGACTTCAATAAGAGTGGATCAAACAGGtcattgatttttattttttgttttaaatgccaatattttttgaataaataTTTACTATTTTAAATGTTTCAGAAGTTGATTTAAAAATTAACTAGGAAGCATCTtacattaaaaaatttatattctaaaacatgtaaatatAATTCAAACATATTGTACATTTTTTAATGtcttattttcaaagttttgtacaacaaaatttaatttatttaaaataattactcATACTTTTCATAActtcatataaataaaataaatattatttcagAATATGGTAAATTTTTCAAACATAAACTAGAAAATAAATGACTTTTTTATCAGACCATGTATgcatttcataaattcaattaACATATATGAGAGAAACGATTATTCTGGAATTTTGCAATATGCAATATACATCGTCATATATTTGGAAACtagattaattttaaaaacaaagttTACAAAttgtttataataataattttccaCTACATAACTTACTTCCAGCAAcaactatttttaaaattgttagtTTCGATATTAATCTGCGAATTTTTGCAGGAAACATTTTCAATGAAAACAATGTGATTACTAACATACAACGATATCCACGTCCACGTCGATATCGTAACCTAGCAAGAAATTTCAGTGAAAGTGAGATAAATTATCGGTGGAAATTGTCTGACCCAAGAATTTGTATACATTGCCAAGCTCTACTGTTTCATGGTGAAACATCACAATTCTGCTGTAGAAATGGAAACACAAATTTGGATGCTATCCCTTCTCCCATTGAATTGCAAGAGTTGTATGCTGCAGATAACGAGGAAGGCAGACATTTTCGGCGGTTAATAAGGGCATACAATCATGTTTTCTCTTTTACATCGATGGGAGTCAATATAGATGAGTCCTTAACAACCGGTACACATGGAATTTACACATTTCGTGCCCAGGGATCAATATATCACTCGATTGGAAGTCTTCTACCAAATGAGAATTGTAGGCCAAGGTACATGCAGATGTGGATTGTAGACACAGATCATGATATAGACAACAGACTTCATGAAAATCCAGAACTAAGGCGAGAATTGCTGCTTAAGATACAAAACATTCTTGATCAACACAATCCATTTGTGCACGTTTTTCGACAAATTGGCAAATGTCAAGACATACATAACTGTAGGCTCATCATCAGGCAGCAAAAACCTAATGAACATCAATATAGTTTACCTACAACATCTCAAGTTGCAGCCGTCATTGTTGACAACGAGTGTGCAGAAACTTTGAGCAATCGAGATATTACCATACAAGGAATCGGTGGAAACCTTATCAACATTCAAGATGTAGTTGGCTATTATGATCCTTTACAATATCCCCTCCTTCTGCCATATGGTACATATGGTTGGGACTTAAATAGCCGAAATATCAATGGTACCCGATTAACATGCTTAAATTACTATGCGTATATGCTACAGGTtagtgaaaaaaatattttactttattctttttttttaataaatagaaaaattttaaacttaaatttaCATCAATTCTCATATAGTGTTAGTTATCTTCTTAACCAGATACGAGAAAATTCACCATCTTTGATTCTTAGAGGGGGTCGCCTACTTCAACAATATGTGGTTGACAACTACGTAAAGATTGAAACACAGAGACTACGATGGATACGTTCAAATCAACGCGATATATGTTCAGAACTTTACCAAGGATTGCAAGATTGTTTACATGGAGGTGAAAATCATGCAGGTACGATAActtaatgatttgaatattgtaCAATAACTTAATGATTTGATTATCATTTTCACATATATGTTACAATTCACATCTTATACATATCTATCAAATACATTATACAGGAAATATTGGTACCAAAATTGTTTTGCCATCATCTTTCGGTGGTAGCCCACGTGATATGTACCAACGATATCAAGATGCCATGACTTTGGTACAAACATATGGAAAACCAGATTTAATGCTTACAATGACATGCAATCCGAATTGGAATGAGATAAAAAATCAACTATTTCCTGGGCAATCACCTCAAGACCGTCCGGATTTGATTACGAGGATATTTCGGTCAAAATTTGAGGAATTTAAGAAAGACATTGTGGATAGAGGGGTTTTAGGTAAGGTCCGTTCTTATTCGTACGTCATTGAGTATCAGAAAAGAGGGCTTCCTCACGTTCATATGTTGGtcatatttgaaaataatgaCAAGTTGTCTACTCCCGACCACTTTGACTCTATTGTACGTGCTGAAATACCTTCACAAATAGAAGAGCCCAACCTACACAAAGCAGTTGTCCACCATATGATACATGGGCCCTGTGGATCAATCAATCCTAATTGTCCATGCATGGTAAATGGTAAATGCAAGAAGAACTTTCCAAAGCCATTTGTGGAATACACATCTCGAGGAAATGATTCATACCCTTTGTATCGAAGACGTGAAGGTGGCCAAGTTTCAATTCCCAACAATGACGATGTTTTCATTGATAATGGTTGGGTTGTCCCGTACAATCCCTGgcttttattaaaatatgattgtcATATTAATGTTGAAGTATGTGGAGGGATTAAGTGTGTCAAGTACATATATAAGTACATCCATAAAGGTCCTGATCGGGTTGCACTATAGTTACGAAATGGACAAAATTGTGATGAAATCCAACAGTACGTGGATGGAAGATGGATTTCTGCACCCGAAGCATTGTGGCGAATTTTCTCATTTGAGTTCAGTAGGATGTATCCTTCAGTCATTAGGTTACAATTACATACACCGAACCAACATCTGATTTATTTTGACCCCCAACAACGCGTAAGTGATCTACTTGCAGATGATGACAATTCTAAGACTATGCTTACagaatttttcaaattaaattgtGAACCTGACATGACTGAAAAGTATTTATATCGAGAATTTCCACAATTTTACACATGGATAAAATCTGGGAAAAAATGGATTCGTCGAAGAAGCAACAATAAAGTGGTTGGAAGAGTATATGTGGTGTCGCCATCTGAAGGTGAGAGGTTTTATCTTTGTATCCTTTTAAATCATGTCAGGGGCCCGACATCTTTTGAAGATCTGATGACTGTGAATGGGGTAAcgtattcaacatttaaggaGTCTGCTCAAATGCGCGGACTTCTCAGACAGGATGATTATGTAATACAATGTCTGGAAGAAGCACGATCTGTTAGAATGCCATCTTCATTGAGAAGGTTATTTGTATCGATACTGGTGTTCTGTCAACCAACAACAGTTCGAGAACTCTGGGATGAGTTCCATCCTAGCATGTGTGAAGATTATGGCAGAGAAATTTCATCAAGTAACTTCATCATCAATAAGTTATTGGTTGAGATACGAAGGTTGTTGCATCAATACAAAATCAACCTTGATGATTTTGATTTGCCATCAATAAGTGCTGAGTTTTTAGAAGACGCACCACTACCGAGAATAATTGAGGATGAGCTTTCTTATCATATTTCTGATGATGATTTGAGATCTATTGAACGTTTGAATGCTCAACAGAGGATTGCATTTGACACCATCATAGAAAGTATTACGCATAACCAATCAAAACTTTTCTTCATTGATGGTCCTGGAGGCATTGGTAAGACTTTTTTATACCGCTCAATGTTGGCACATTTAAGAAAAATGGGTAAAATAATAATTGCGGTAGCAACATCTGGAATAGCTGCGACATTGTTGCCAGGTGGAAGAACTGCACATTCACGTTTTCAAATTCCACTTAGACCAACCGCATCAACTCTTTGCAAACTAAAAAAACAGACAGAACTTGCAGATCTAATAAGACGTGCATCAGCTATAGTATGGGACGAGGCTCCAATGGCAAATCGATATGCTTTTGAATCTGTCAGTAAGAGTTTCCAAGATATTATGGAAAATCAAATACCATTTGGAGGGAAAACAATGGTTTTTGGTGGCGATTTTCGACAAGTGTTACCCGTTGTTAAACGAGGGTCAAAGGCAGAACAAATTGCTGCAAGTATTTCAAGGTCAACATTCTGGAATTGCGTAAAGATAATACACCTTCAACAAAATATGAGATCTGCTCAAGATATTGAGTTCTCGCAATTTCTCTTGCGCGTAGGTGATGGATTGCAACATACTGTAAATCGTGATTTCATAAAATTACCAGATTCAATTATCATACCATGGGAAGgtgaacaatcaattcagatgttGATTGATTCTGTTTTTCCTAATATGATAAATCATGTTAATGATGAAAAGTATATGGTTGATAGAGCAATCATCACACCAAAAAATGTTGATGTGGACAATATTAATCAAATGCTCATTCTCAAGTTTCCTGGAGAGGAAAAAGAGTATACATCTTGGGATAGTGTAGAAGACGACAATCACAACCTTTTTCAAGAAGAATTTTTGAATTCCCTTAGTCCAAGTGGTTTGCCACCCCATAAAATCATATTGAAAGTAGGGAGTCCTGTCATGCTCTTGAGAAATGTTGCACCTGAACTTGGTCTATGCAATGGAACAAGATTGATATGTCGCATTCTTCGTAGAAATTTTATAGATGCTGAGATCATAACAGGTCCTCACAAGGGTAACAGATACTTTCTACATAGAATGCCCTTGAAAAGTGAAGATAATTCTGGATTACCATTTGAGTTGACACGTCGACAATTTCCGATAAGGCTTAGTTTTGCTCTGACAATAAACAAAGCACAAGGTCAAACAATCCCAAATATTGGCATATTTTTGCGTAACCATGTGTTCAGCCACGGTCAGTTATATGTGGCACTTTCGAGAGGAGTCTCACAAAATT
Protein-coding sequences here:
- the LOC140821408 gene encoding uncharacterized protein isoform X1 → MEATSSGEHTPNNNNVTHQQQRSTQNVRSSNSSSYINERRQMLTHNERERIHSMTQQRRQSYLARRRSNYRRRQDNDRSSIPDESNLGNSNFVAPTTMIQQSPHNIDENLVDVTTVRQTCRSEPISFRTLTSNYERGSSSTCLPRPNSVIQGNIFNENNVITNIQRYPRPRRYRNLARNFSESEINYRWKLSDPRICIHCQALLFHGETSQFCCRNGNTNLDAIPSPIELQELYAADNEEGRHFRRLIRAYNHVFSFTSMGVNIDESLTTGTHGIYTFRAQGSIYHSIGSLLPNENCRPRYMQMWIVDTDHDIDNRLHENPELRRELLLKIQNILDQHNPFVHVFRQIGKCQDIHNCRLIIRQQKPNEHQYSLPTTSQVAAVIVDNECAETLSNRDITIQGIGGNLINIQDVVGYYDPLQYPLLLPYGTYGWDLNSRNINGTRLTCLNYYAYMLQIRENSPSLILRGGRLLQQYVVDNYVKIETQRLRWIRSNQRDICSELYQGLQDCLHGGENHAGNIGTKIVLPSSFGGSPRDMYQRYQDAMTLVQTYGKPDLMLTMTCNPNWNEIKNQLFPGQSPQDRPDLITRIFRSKFEEFKKDIVDRGVLGKVRSYSYVIEYQKRGLPHVHMLVIFENNDKLSTPDHFDSIVRAEIPSQIEEPNLHKAVVHHMIHGPCGSINPNCPCMVNGKCKKNFPKPFVEYTSRGNDSYPLYRRREGGQVSIPNNDDVFIDNGWVVPYNPWLLLKYDCHINVEVCGGIKCVKYIYKYIHKGPDRVAL
- the LOC140821408 gene encoding uncharacterized protein isoform X3 translates to MEATSSGEHTPNNNNVTHQQQRSTQNVRSSNSSSYINERRQMLTHNERERIHSMTQQRRQSYLARRRSNYRRRQDNDRSSIPDESNLGNSNFVAPTTMIQQSPHNIDENLVDVTTVRQTCRSEPISFRTLTSNYERGSSSTCLPRPNSVIQGNIFNENNVITNIQRYPRPRRYRNLARNFSESEINYRWKLSDPRICIHCQALLFHGETSQFCCRNGNTNLDAIPSPIELQELYAADNEEGRHFRRLIRAYNHVFSFTSMGVNIDESLTTGTHGIYTFRAQGSIYHSIGSLLPNENCRPRYMQMWIVDTDHDIDNRLHENPELRRELLLKIQNILDQHNPFVHVFRQIGKCQDIHNCRLIIRQQKPNEHQYSLPTTSQVAAVIVDNECAETLSNRDITIQGIGGNLINIQDVVGYYDPLQYPLLLPYGTYGWDLNSRNINGTRLTCLNYYAYMLQIRENSPSLILRGGRLLQQYVVDNYVKIETQRLRWIRSNQRDICSELYQGLQDCLHGGENHAGFQRRKKLTMMVIHNIFVPDDWSFTFFEGLNRHPDSILKYKTVTELGSGNGWISIAIAGKWSHLKVFDLVNSCRKFLPLNLFHKFLNPNPDAMSKMITENASDGFLHSLSNYCALQGFPSSVTPDYAPFQL
- the LOC140821408 gene encoding uncharacterized protein isoform X4, encoding MEATSSGEHTPNNNNVTHQQQRSTQNVRSSNSSSYINERRQMLTHNERERIHSMTQQRRQSYLARRRSNYRRRQDNDRSSIPDESNLGNSNFVAPTTMIQQSPHNIDENLVDVTTVRQTCRSEPISFRTLTSNYERGSSSTCLPRPNSVIQGNIFNENNVITNIQRYPRPRRYRNLARNFSESEINYRWKLSDPRICIHCQALLFHGETSQFCCRNGNTNLDAIPSPIELQELYAADNEEGRHFRRLIRAYNHVFSFTSMGVNIDESLTTGTHGIYTFRAQGSIYHSIGSLLPNENCRPRYMQMWIVDTDHDIDNRLHENPELRRELLLKIQNILDQHNPFVHVFRQIGKCQDIHNCRLIIRQQKPNEHQYSLPTTSQVAAVIVDNECAETLSNRDITIQGIGGNLINIQDVVGYYDPLQYPLLLPYGTYGWDLNSRNINGTRLTCLNYYAYMLQIRENSPSLILRGGRLLQQYVVDNYVKIETQRLRWIRSNQRDICSELYQGLQDCLHGGENHAGFQRRKKLTMMVIHNIFVPDDWSFTFFEGLNRHPDSILKYKTVTELGSGNGWISIAIAGKWSHLKGFPSSVTPDYAPFQL
- the LOC140821408 gene encoding uncharacterized protein isoform X2, with translation MYPSVIRLQLHTPNQHLIYFDPQQRVSDLLADDDNSKTMLTEFFKLNCEPDMTEKYLYREFPQFYTWIKSGKKWIRRRSNNKVVGRVYVVSPSEGERFYLCILLNHVRGPTSFEDLMTVNGVTYSTFKESAQMRGLLRQDDYVIQCLEEARSVRMPSSLRRLFVSILVFCQPTTVRELWDEFHPSMCEDYGREISSSNFIINKLLVEIRRLLHQYKINLDDFDLPSISAEFLEDAPLPRIIEDELSYHISDDDLRSIERLNAQQRIAFDTIIESITHNQSKLFFIDGPGGIGKTFLYRSMLAHLRKMGKIIIAVATSGIAATLLPGGRTAHSRFQIPLRPTASTLCKLKKQTELADLIRRASAIVWDEAPMANRYAFESVSKSFQDIMENQIPFGGKTMVFGGDFRQVLPVVKRGSKAEQIAASISRSTFWNCVKIIHLQQNMRSAQDIEFSQFLLRVGDGLQHTVNRDFIKLPDSIIIPWEGEQSIQMLIDSVFPNMINHVNDEKYMVDRAIITPKNVDVDNINQMLILKFPGEEKEYTSWDSVEDDNHNLFQEEFLNSLSPSGLPPHKIILKVGSPVMLLRNVAPELGLCNGTRLICRILRRNFIDAEIITGPHKGNRYFLHRMPLKSEDNSGLPFELTRRQFPIRLSFALTINKAQGQTIPNIGIFLRNHVFSHGQLYVALSRGVSQNSTKILVKDGNLERQNGVFTRNVVFKEVLLPNRE